One Hordeum vulgare subsp. vulgare chromosome 4H, MorexV3_pseudomolecules_assembly, whole genome shotgun sequence DNA window includes the following coding sequences:
- the LOC123447190 gene encoding ras-related protein RABH1b-like has protein sequence MYVCICMDVPSTHATRQLASETSKVASPSPLKAKQSKPPPAPPSSVPFPPVARVQTPGNYSRSSTRLDDPIQINHAPNRPIDPSISSIRAEDQMAPVVSALAKYKLVFLGDQAVGKTAIITRFMYDKFDATYQATIGIDFLSKTMYLEDRTVRLQLWDTAGQERFRSLIPSYIRDSSVAVIVYDVTDTQSFLHTSKWIDEVNTARGKDVLIVLVGNKTDLVDQRQVPTDEGEAKAKEHGALFMETSAKAGFNIKALFRTIAASLPGMDAVSSAKQEDMVDINLRPASGPAGSGTAGQQEEKAGGCSC, from the exons atgtatgtatgcatttgCATGGATGTGCCGTCAACACACGCGACTCGGCAGCTGGCTTCGGAAACGTCCAAAGTCGCCTCCCCTTCTCCgttgaaagcaaagcaaagcaaacctcctcctgctcctccttcttccgtCCCCTTTCCACCGGTTGCACGCGTCCAAACCCCGGGCAACTACTCCCGATCGAGCACGCGCCTCGACGACCCGATCCAAATCAATCACGCGCCAAACAGACCGATCGATCCATCCATCTCCAGCATCCGAGCAGAAGATCAGATGGCGCCGGTGGTGTCGGCGCTGGCCAAGTACAAGCTGGTGTTCCTCGGCGACCAGGCGGTGGGCAAGACCGCCATCATCACCCGCTTCATGTACGACAAGTTCGACGCCACCTACCAG GCGACGATTGGGATCGATTTCCTCTCCAAGACCATGTACCTAGAGGACCGCACCGTCCGCCTACAGCTATG GGACACGGCTGGGCAGGAGAGGTTCCGGAGTCTGATTCCAAGCTACATCAGAGACTCTTCTGTTGCGGTCATCGTCTACGACGTAACAG ACACGCAATCGTTTCTGCATACATCCAAGTGGATCGACGAAGTGAACACGGCAAGAGGCAAAGATGTGCTGATTGTGCTCGTCGGGAATAAAACAGACCTCGTCGACCAGAG GCAAGTGCCGACAGACGAAGGGGaagccaaggccaaggagcacggCGCCTTGTTCATGGAGACCAGCGCAAAGGCCGGCTTCAACATCAAG GCGTTGTTCCGCACGATCGCCGCGTCGCTGCCGGGGATGGACGCTGTCTCGTCGGCGAAGCAGGAGGACATGGTGGACATCAACCTGAGGCCTGCCTCCGGACCGGCAGGCTCGGGCACGGCCGGGCAGCAGGAGGAGAAAGCAGGCGGGTGTtcttgctga
- the LOC123449678 gene encoding mitochondrial arginine transporter BAC1 yields the protein MAGLGDSAKEYIAGSAAGVAQVVVGHPFDTVKVKLQAHNTTAHGKVYRNAFHCTSRILVEEGIRGLYRGASSSFIGIALESSLFFGTYAHAKQLLQGNVEDSKPQLQVIIPSAACSGALISCILAPTELTKCRMQVQGKDVMYATRYSSPLDCAVKTLQREGVRGIFRGGLATLYREAIGNAIFFCTYEYSRHWMHSYIDSPQFSSNSGLVVAKDIGIGIMSGGISGMAFWTTTLPLDVAKTIIQTDHNPQSSRNPFRVLKMVYRRAGLAGCYAGLGPTLARAFPANAAAIVAWEYSAKILGIRRD from the exons ATGGCTGGCTTAGGCGACTCCGCCAAGGAATACATCGCTGGATCCGCCGCAGGCGTCGCCCAGGTGGTCGTCGGCCACCCTTTCGACACCGTGAAG GTCAAATTGCAAGCTCACAACACCACGGCTCATGGAAAAGTCTACAGGAATGCTTTCCACTGCACAAGTAGGATACTGGTTGAGGAAGGA ATAAGAGGGTTGTATAGAGGCGCGTCATCTTCATTTATTGGTATAGCACTTGAAAGCTCCCTTTTTTTTGGCACATATGCACATGCCAAACAATTACTACAg GGAAATGTTGAGGATTCTAAGCCGCAGCTACAGGTAATTATTCCTTCTGCTGCCTGCAGCGGAGCCCTGATCAGCTGCATCCTTGCTCCAACTGAGCTGACCAAG TGCAGAATGCAAGTTCAAGGGAAGGATGTGATGTATGCGACCCGGTACTCCAGCCCTCTAGATTGCGCTGTGAAAACACTGCAGCGTGAAGGG GTTAGGGGTATATTTCGTGGTGGTTTAGCAACATTGTACAGAGAGGCAATTGGCAATGCTATCTTCTTCTGCACTTATGAATACAGCCGACATTGGATGCACAGCTATATAGATTCTCCGCAATTTTCTAGCAATAGTGGCTTAGTTGTGGCAAAAGATATCGGCATAGGAATCATGAGTGGTGGCATTAGTGGGATGGCT TTCTGGACAACTACCCTGCCACTGGATGTTGCCAAAACGATTATTCAGACAGATCATAACCCTCAGTCGAGCCGAAATCCATTTCGGGTTTTAAAAATG GTCTATAGGAGAGCTGGTCTGGCTGGATGTTATGCTGGTCTTGGGCCAACACTAGCAAGAGCGTTCCCTGCTAATGCAGCAGCGATTGTTGCCTGGGAGTACAGTGCTAAGATTCTTGGTATAAGGCGTGACTAA